CCGATCGACCGCGTCACCGAGCCGCTTTCGTGGTACTCCGGTGTGCCGCAGACCATCGTGAACGGGGCGATCTGGTGCGGCGTCACCTGGATGCTGACGCGCGACCGGCGCTCAGCGGTCGCCCCCGCATCGGCGCTCGCCCTCGAGACAGCGTGCTTCGTGGCATCCGCAGCGCTCGTGGGACGGCCGCGACCCGAGCGAGTGTGGCGCCCGGAGCAGCCGCACGCGACGTCGTCGTTCCCCTCCGGGCACACGGCGGCGGCCTTCGCGCTCCACGGTGCCCTCGCCGACCTGCTCGAGCACCACGGCGTCCGTGGCGCGCGGGTTCTCGGGCCCCTCCTCCGGTACGGGATTCCCGGAGCGATCGCGTTCTCGCGGGTCTACCGGGGCCAGCACCACATCTCGGACACCGTCGCGGGCGCCATCCTCGGACGGTGGAGCGCCGCTGCGGTGCGGCGGGAGCTGCTCTCGTCGTAGGCGGACGGGACGCCCCCGTCCGACGCCCGCGCGGGTCTTGCAGGTCGCCCGCCAACCGATCGAGCCGGAAGGGAACCATGTGCATGGACTGCCGGTGTTGCCCCCGTCGTGCTCGCGAGGGTCAGCCCGCGCATTCGATGAGCCCGTACGCGGACATTCGCTGAGTGACATCCGCAAACGGGTCCGCGCCGCTGCCGATCTCGCTGGGGTCGGCACCGGCGAGATCGTCGAGTATCGCGGTGGTGTCATCGAAGATCGCTGCCAGTGCCTCCTCGTCACCCGCCGGATAGCCGAGGTCTCTGATGTCCGCGACCATCTGTCGGATCCGCGGCAGGACTTCGTCGAGGTAGAGCTGCTTGTTCTCATCTGTGTCCGCGTCGCTCGTCTGCCATTCCAGCGCCTCGATCGCAGCGTTGGCATCGGCGCAGATCGCGTCGGCATCCTCGATGAACTGCTCCTGCGTGATCGATGGCCCGGCCGCGCAGCCTGACACGCCTGCTGCGATCGTCGCCCCGAGCAGACTCGTGGCCAGAAGTCGCCGTGCTGGGATCATGATGGGCCTCCAGACCTGTGATCGTGTGGTTCGAGGACAAAGACCTCCACCGCGTTGTCCCGTCCGACCAGGCGGAGGACCGTTCCTGTCGCGTGCTGCTCGTCGAATAGGTCTCGGAGGTGGTCTGTGACGACCAGGTCGAAGGTGGGCGCCCGGTCGCCGGCGGTGCATACGTCCAGGGAGAGCCCCGTCAGGCGTGCGTGCCCGGTCAAGAGGCATGTCCGGCCATGCTCTGCGGTCGCGGTCCAGACCATGAGCACGTCGTAGAGCATCTCGTGCGCCTGCATCGACTCGACGGCCACGTCGCGGTTGCTCAAGTA
This region of Microbacterium thalassium genomic DNA includes:
- a CDS encoding phosphatase PAP2 family protein, producing the protein MPLLRGVVLPGLGAIAVLAAAGRAIRLLGGDDPREDRAVRALQGAFGHRPVDGDTAVATRAADSTGPRDPIDRVTEPLSWYSGVPQTIVNGAIWCGVTWMLTRDRRSAVAPASALALETACFVASAALVGRPRPERVWRPEQPHATSSFPSGHTAAAFALHGALADLLEHHGVRGARVLGPLLRYGIPGAIAFSRVYRGQHHISDTVAGAILGRWSAAAVRRELLSS